The following is a genomic window from Bacillus sp. FJAT-52991.
CGGAGCACGAACCGCTTTAAGCGTCGCCGCAGCAACAGCGGCCGCAGGGATCATTGTTGGAATCGTCACGAAAACAGGACTTGGCCTAAAGCTAGCGAATGGGCTATTAGATTTAGCTGGAGGATTATTACTTCCAACACTGTTTTTAACGATGATTGCTTCAATTATTCTTGGGATGGGTTCACCAACGACAGCAAATTACGTCATCACTTCAACAATTGCCGCGCCAGCGATTATTTTACTGGGCGTGCCTGATTTATCTGCTCACTTATTCGTGTTTTATTTTGGGATTATCGCAGACATTACTCCGCCGGTCGCTTTAGCCGCATTTGCCGCTGCGGGAGTATCAGGGGGAGAACCGATTCGAACGGGAATTCAATCAGCTAAACTGGCGATTGCCGCCTTTATTATTCCATATGTGTTTGTTCTGTCTCCACAGCTATTAATGATTGATACAACGCCGTGGCAGCTTGTGTGGGTTGTTTTCACTGCATTATCTGGAATGATTGCGATTGGAGCTGGTATTATCGGCTTTTGGATGCGTAAACTGCAATGGTGGGAGCGGTTTTTTTCCATTATTGCTGGACTATTATTGATTTATCCTGAAAGAATATCTGATGTCACAGGACTGATCTTGTTTGTTGCTTTACTGATGGTCCAGTTGTTTTGGAAACGTGACGAGAACAAACCGACAGGCATGGTCAATATGTGATAAGGCGGTAGCTATGATAGACAAAGGAAGATTGTTCGAAAAAATTGTTCATATAAATAAGGCAGGCGAAGCTAATGTTTGTAGCTTCGCCTTTATTTATTTAGAGACGCATGTAAATATCGAATTTTGTGTAAAGGCTAGAAGTTTTCATATAAAATAAGTAATAAAGACTAAATAATTAGTAGAGGGAGAGGATTGGGAAATTGGATAGTAAAGGAATATAGTTATTCTGTATTCAGTTCTGTCTGTTAGAAGATATTCAAGAAAGGAATAGTCGAATGAAAAAAATATTACTAGCAGTATTTATAGGAATAATTGTTTTAGCAATGCCTATGATTCTCTGGTTTTTCGACGATCAAAAACCACTAGAGGTCGCTATTATTGATAAAACGGTTCCTGATGAATCATATCGGGAGCATCTTGGCATTTCTTGGGTGTTAAATTATTTTAAATATGTAAACAATGAGGGAACTCCTTTTGAGGCGGCCTCTGATTATGTCGGGTTCGAGCCAAATGAGCAAGATCAATCTTATCATATACATTCTTTTCCGAAATCATTTGCCGAGGCAGATTTCATTTATTTGGCGGATACATACGGTGTTTACGAAGAAGATCTACCTTGGATCGAAAAAGAACGAGAGGGAGCACGTTCCAAGCTCGTTTATGGCGGGTTAGAGATGGAGGAATGGCAAACGATTTTACAGCGATTAAATGAGAATAAACCTGCTACTTTTATCGCTGAGTTTAATTCTCTTGCCTCTCCAACAAAAGAAGAGGTGCGAAAAAGCATGGAGGATTACCTTCAGCTTGAATGGTCAGGGTGGACCGGTCGCTATTTTGATGAACTTGATCCAAAGAAGAACATGGAAATTCCTCAATGGATTGTTGAACGTTTTGGAGACAAATGGCGTTATTCTGGAGCGGGATATATTTTAATCGATGACGTCAGCAATAAGGTAGTTGTGTTAGAAGAGAATAAGCATTTTAACGGCAATGGGATCGATATGAAGTTCACTAAACAAGGACATGAGAAATTTGGCTTGAAAAAAAGTGCTAACTATCAATATTGGTTCGATATTGTGACGCCGAAAGCAAGAGGAGAAGCGCTAGCTTATTATAATTGGAATTTGACGAATGAAGGTAAAGAGATATTGAAGGAGAATGATATCCCGCTTAAGTTTGCGAGTGTGATAGAAACCACTCATGGGAAGACGTCTAGTTATTATTTCGCTGGGGATTTCAATGATATTAGTCAAGTTCCTCAATTCTATCAATTTAAAGGGTACGACTGGATGAAAAAAGTCTTTAGCAAAAATGCTGATGAACAATTCTTTTGGCAAACGTATGTACCAATGATGAAAGTGCTTTTAGAAGAGGCTGATCATGCAAAGGCAGATGCTCCTCAAAAGCCACCTGCTAAAAAAAGTAAAGAAACGGCTTATACATCAAGAGTAGTCAATGACTCATTTGAAGTTCGTGTTGGCGATGAGTGGAAGAAGTTGCCGATTAAAGGCGTGAATATCGGAATGGGAAAACCGGGGACGTTTCCTGGTGAAGCCGCGATTACGGAAGAAGAATATTATCGTTGGTTCAAATATATTGGAGAGATGGGCGCCAATTCCATCCGGGTGTATACATTACATCCTCCTGGCTTTTATCATGCATTAAAACGCTATAATGAAGAACATAAAGATCCGATTTATGTTTTTCACGGAGTGTGGATTGAAGAACAATCACTTGTCGATACGCTCGATGCGTTTTCGAATCAACATACGGATGAATTTCAAGCAGAAATGAAGCGAATCACTGATGTTATTCACGGAAATGCTGTTGTCGAGCCACGTCCAGGCCATGCCTCTGGTGTGTATGACGCTGATATCTCACCTTATGTGATTGGCTGGATTATCGGTATTGAGTGGTATCCGGAAATGGTGAAGAATACGAATGATCAACATCAAGGGATGGGTGATTATAACGGAACGTATTTTCAAACGAATAACGGAACTCCTTTTGAGCATTGGTTAGCGAAACAAATGGATACATTAGTTACTTATGAGAAAGATAAGTATAATTGGGTGCGTCCAGTTAGCTTTACGAACTGGGTAACGACAGATATATTGTCACATCCATCTGAACCGAATGAAGATGAGGATCTAGTCGGTGTCAATCCTAATGTGATTGAAGCAAAAGGTGATATGAAGAAAACGAATCAATTTGCTTCTTATCATGTGTATCCATATTATCCAGACTTCTTTAACTATGAAGAAGAGTATTTAAACTACGTGGACCATCGAGGGGAGAAAAATAGTTACGCGGCCTATTTACATGATTTGCACAAAGCACATGAGATGCCGATTTTAATTGCTGAGTTTGGTGTTCCAGCATCACGCGGTTTAACACATGATAATCCATTTGGTCGAACGCAAGGAATGTTGTCTGAAAAAGAACAAGGCGAAATCGTTGTCGACATGTACGAGGATATTGTTCATGAAGGCATGCTAGGTGGTCTTGTTTTCACTTGGCAAGATGAGTGGTTCAAGCGGACATGGAATACGATGGATTATGACGATCCGAATCGCCGGCCATTTTGGTCCAATTCCCAAACGAATGAGCAACAATTTGGGCTTCTTAGTTTTGATCGGAATAAGATCAAAGTAGACGGACAAACAAAGGATTGGAAAGGCACGAATCCGTTATATCAAAATGAAGATGGCTTGTATGTCGATCATGATGAACGTTATTTATATTTCCGAATCAACAAGGACGCTGCACAGAAGGGAAATCCGGTTATATTGTTGAATACGTTAGCGGATCAAGGGAATCATCGTTCAACGACGATAAAAGATGTGTCATTCCAAGATGATGTGGATTTTATGATTACTTTGAACGGGAAGGATGATTCACGTGTCCTTGTGGATTCGTATTATGACTTTTTTACGTATCAATATGGACAAACGTTAAATATGCTGCAGCCGCAGCCACCGCTTCCATCGAAAAATAGCGGCATCTTCCACCCGCAGAAATTCGCATTAAATAAAGAATTGATGATTCCAAGCACAGGGGAGGTTATTCCTTTTAGTGATTATGAAACAGGAAAATTACGTCATGGCAATGGCAATCCGGATGCAGCGGATTACGATTCTTTAGCCGATTATTATATTAATGAAAAAGATGGCGTAATCGAAGTGAGAATTCCGTGGTTATTGTTAAACGTAAAAGACCCGAGCCAGCGAGAGGTCATGGGAGATCTATACAAGCAAGGCTTAACCGCCGACAAAAAAATCGACGGAATCCAAGCTGGTCTCGTCTGGGTAGAAAACGGCCAAGTCATGGACTCCTTACCAAAAATGAAAAACAACGAAATTCCAACGATGCAAACATACACATGGGACACATGGAACGAACCAATCTACGAAGAAAGACTGAAACAATCGTACTACATTATTCAAAAGGCATTTAAGGATGAGTAGAGGTGCCTGTCACTCCTCGGTTTTTGTCGAATAATCGATAAGTGGAAGTTTTTAATGATGAAAAAGTGAGAGCCGCCAGTAGATGGCGGCTTTTGTCTTTTGTATGTCATGTTAACTTTCTGTAATTGTCATTGCTTGTCGGCCCATTTGAATCCACGCTTGTTCAAAATCTGTACGATGGATTTTAATATTTTTTTCTTGTTTCAAAGGGTCATTCACATAGACAAATTGTTCATCATAGCCAGTGATTACAGCACTGTGCTGGTAATAAGTAACTTTCATCGTTCCTTCAGCTGTCGGCCAAGTTTCAAATTGATCTTCTGTCAGTTTTTTATACTCGGCATTAATAATCACCCAAACAGGTCGCTCCTTATTAATCTGTGCATATAAATCTTCTGGGGTTTGGCCAGTTAGATTAATTAACCGATCTTCATTCACATACTGTTTCGTTAAAGCGATGATCGGCTCCACATATACACCTAGACCGCTACGATTAAACGTTGCGATATCGCCAACAAAACCTTGATGCATATTGCCTTTGTAGTTGCCTTGTTTAAAAGGCTCCTTGGTAATCTTGTCTGCTAACTCCATTTTGTCTACTTCTTCTCCATAATAATTGAGCAGCATCGCTAAACTCGTCACTTCACACCCTCTATTTAATTCTGGATTTTGTAAAATCAATGGTACATCCTCTATTTTGTGACTTGTGGGGCTAGTAGTAGAGAGCTTAGAAGGAGGATTTGTGGCAGGGGCAGTATCATTCGCTTGAAAATTGTTCAAAAAAACAAAGCAAGCGCCAATAAATAACACAGCCGCCAAACAAGCTCCTGTAACGATCAACTTTAATTTCAACACATCTCTCTCCTTATTCGAGGGGTGCCTGTCACTCCCCGGTTTTTGTCGAATATAAATCCACAGTAAAATGGAAAGAGGCTGCCCGATTAATGATTAATTAGGCAGCCTTATCTTCATTTCTTCATAAATGATGGCAATGCAAAGCTTGCTTGTAAAATCTCTTGATTGAAGTATTTCGTC
Proteins encoded in this region:
- a CDS encoding C39 family peptidase; the encoded protein is MLKLKLIVTGACLAAVLFIGACFVFLNNFQANDTAPATNPPSKLSTTSPTSHKIEDVPLILQNPELNRGCEVTSLAMLLNYYGEEVDKMELADKITKEPFKQGNYKGNMHQGFVGDIATFNRSGLGVYVEPIIALTKQYVNEDRLINLTGQTPEDLYAQINKERPVWVIINAEYKKLTEDQFETWPTAEGTMKVTYYQHSAVITGYDEQFVYVNDPLKQEKNIKIHRTDFEQAWIQMGRQAMTITES